The Edaphobacter sp. 12200R-103 genome contains a region encoding:
- the ligA gene encoding NAD-dependent DNA ligase LigA: MATAHTAEEQIEKLREEIRHHEYLYYMLDAPEISDAQYDALMNQLKKLEAEHPGLITPDSPTQRVGGKPGGGFAKVAHSRPMLSLDNAYNAEELRAWDSRVRTGLSSSESVKYVCELKLDGLSMALQYTAAQDGSARLQRGLTRGDGTTGEDVTTNVRTIRSVPLSVSAKKLAAAKLPQDFEVRGEVVLPHVAFVKMNEERVAQGMAPAANPRNAAAGTIRTLEPNIVAQRRLDLYAYFLLRDGETLLPTHTETLEALRTAGFRVNPHAKTVKNIDGVIEFIAAAEPLRETLGYEIDGVVIKVDSTAQQRRLGFTGKAPRWAIAYKFAARAAVTKLEDVHFQVGRTGKVTPVAVLVPVLIGGTTVTRATLHNADEIARLGVKIGDSVQVERGGDVIPKIVEVVEDKQHPRGNKEIVFPSTCPVCGTELVRVEGEVDWRCINNSCPARVREELLHWASRGVMNIEGLGDAMVAQLLGQAPTFDGETAEVTEEGAPITTRKPLIYNIADLYRLKREQLLGLERVGEKTADALLAQIDRSCSAGLARVLLGLGIRFVGERTAQLLAQHFGSIEALKKATAEELEAVNEVGPKVAQAIVEFFAIEKNQQLISDLESLGLKMTAEKKVVGTALNGLTFVLTGTLPNLTRDEAKERIEAAGGKVSGSVSKKTSFVVAGEEAGSKLEKAQSLGVKILDEEGLLELLKG; this comes from the coding sequence ATGGCGACCGCCCATACGGCTGAAGAACAGATCGAGAAGCTGCGCGAAGAGATTCGGCACCACGAGTATCTCTATTACATGCTTGACGCGCCCGAGATCAGCGACGCGCAGTACGACGCGCTGATGAACCAGCTCAAAAAGCTGGAGGCGGAGCACCCCGGCCTCATCACCCCCGACTCCCCCACGCAGCGCGTCGGCGGCAAGCCGGGCGGGGGCTTCGCCAAGGTGGCCCATTCGCGGCCCATGCTCTCGCTGGACAACGCCTACAACGCGGAGGAACTGCGCGCCTGGGATAGCAGGGTCCGCACCGGTCTCTCCTCCTCAGAGAGCGTGAAATACGTCTGCGAATTGAAGCTCGATGGCCTGTCGATGGCATTGCAGTACACCGCCGCACAGGACGGCTCCGCCCGTCTGCAGCGCGGCCTCACGCGCGGCGATGGAACCACCGGAGAAGATGTCACCACCAATGTGCGGACCATCCGCTCGGTTCCGCTGAGCGTAAGCGCCAAAAAACTCGCCGCCGCCAAGCTGCCGCAGGACTTCGAGGTGCGCGGCGAGGTGGTGCTTCCCCACGTCGCCTTCGTCAAAATGAACGAAGAGCGCGTCGCCCAGGGGATGGCTCCCGCTGCCAATCCGCGAAACGCCGCCGCCGGCACGATCCGCACCCTCGAACCGAACATCGTCGCGCAACGCCGGCTCGATCTCTACGCCTACTTCCTCCTCCGTGACGGTGAGACGCTGCTCCCCACTCACACCGAAACCCTTGAGGCGCTCCGGACTGCGGGATTTCGCGTCAATCCACACGCGAAGACGGTAAAGAACATCGATGGAGTAATTGAATTTATCGCCGCAGCCGAGCCGCTCCGCGAGACCCTGGGATATGAGATCGACGGCGTCGTCATCAAGGTGGACTCCACCGCGCAGCAGCGCCGCCTGGGATTTACCGGCAAGGCTCCGCGCTGGGCCATCGCCTACAAATTCGCCGCCCGCGCCGCAGTGACAAAGCTCGAAGACGTCCACTTTCAGGTCGGACGCACCGGCAAGGTCACCCCTGTAGCCGTTCTGGTCCCGGTCCTGATCGGAGGGACCACAGTCACCCGCGCCACCCTGCACAACGCCGACGAGATCGCCCGGCTCGGCGTGAAGATCGGTGACTCCGTCCAGGTCGAACGCGGCGGCGATGTCATCCCCAAGATCGTCGAAGTCGTCGAGGACAAGCAGCATCCACGCGGGAACAAGGAGATCGTCTTCCCATCTACCTGCCCGGTCTGCGGTACGGAGTTGGTACGCGTCGAAGGCGAAGTGGACTGGCGCTGCATCAATAACTCCTGCCCGGCCCGCGTTCGCGAAGAGCTTCTGCACTGGGCCTCCCGTGGCGTAATGAATATCGAAGGCCTGGGCGACGCGATGGTCGCGCAGCTGCTGGGACAGGCTCCCACCTTCGATGGGGAGACCGCAGAGGTCACCGAAGAGGGCGCTCCCATCACCACCCGTAAACCCCTTATTTACAACATCGCGGACCTCTACCGCCTGAAGCGCGAGCAGCTTCTGGGATTGGAGCGTGTTGGCGAAAAGACCGCCGATGCCCTGCTGGCCCAGATCGACCGCTCCTGCAGCGCTGGCCTCGCGCGTGTGTTGCTGGGGTTGGGAATTCGTTTTGTCGGAGAGCGCACGGCCCAGTTGCTGGCCCAGCACTTCGGTTCCATCGAGGCGCTGAAGAAGGCCACAGCCGAGGAGTTGGAGGCCGTCAACGAGGTCGGCCCCAAGGTCGCGCAGGCCATCGTGGAGTTTTTTGCAATCGAGAAGAATCAGCAACTTATAAGTGATCTTGAGTCGCTCGGGCTCAAGATGACTGCCGAAAAGAAAGTAGTAGGAACTGCGCTCAACGGCCTCACCTTCGTGCTGACCGGAACGCTGCCGAACCTGACCCGCGACGAAGCTAAAGAGCGGATCGAGGCCGCTGGCGGCAAGGTATCTGGCAGTGTGAGCAAAAAGACGAGCTTTGTTGTGGCGGGTGAAGAGGCGGGCTCGAAGCTTGAAAAAGCGCAGTCGCTTGGGGTGAAGATTCTGGATGAGGAAGGGCTTCTGGAGCTGCTGAAGGGATAA
- a CDS encoding PadR family transcriptional regulator: MAKNDLQGALDLLILKTLSHLDSMHGYGIVMHIRRVTDELLIVEEGSLYPALHRMEQNKWIRASWAVTEYGRKAKWYTLTRAGREQLASREKNWEQVAKGVDAILRFA; the protein is encoded by the coding sequence ATGGCAAAAAATGATCTGCAGGGCGCGCTCGATCTCCTCATCCTCAAGACCCTCTCGCATCTCGATTCCATGCACGGTTACGGCATCGTGATGCACATTCGACGCGTCACCGATGAGCTGCTCATTGTGGAAGAGGGCTCTCTCTACCCTGCATTGCACCGGATGGAACAGAACAAATGGATACGCGCCAGCTGGGCCGTTACCGAATATGGGCGCAAGGCCAAGTGGTATACGCTCACGCGTGCGGGCCGCGAACAGCTTGCCAGCCGCGAGAAGAACTGGGAGCAGGTCGCCAAAGGCGTGGACGCGATTCTGCGCTTTGCGTGA
- a CDS encoding ABC transporter permease, which yields MALFRRILSLGKRAGMDREIDAELREHIAMCIDDNMAQGMNRAAAERDARSRFGNPTVMRERVLAEDMALGLESLWHDVRGALRVFVKNPGFAFVVVATLALGIGANTALFELLDAVLLQSLPVKNPQELAQVRVVDRSKARGDFSSGYPIVTNPIWENLRENHPGFSGIAAWRDVDFSRDSGGDARFANGLYVSGDFFSVLGIQPIAGRLFTAEDDRPGCGLPGAVISYGFWQQEFGGRPALGQKLRLNNKSVEVIGITPANFFGVAVGSDFDVAVPICAQPYLETTNRLQSSTKWWLSVIGRLDPKSSVDQVAAHLKTMSPGIFASTIRADYPPESVKDYLAMKLTAEPSAAGVSMLRETYSDSLRFLLGIAGLVLLITCANLASLMLARTAARERDMAVRLAIGAGRWRLIRLVLGESLLLAFAGALAGMALAQVLSRALVAYLNISLDFKLDWRIFAFLLGISLLTCLLFGLAAALRASRTPPVTAMKAGGHAMTASRGRLGFRGVLVVSQVALSLVLLFSALLFTRSLRNLMVDDPGFQANGVLIARLNFTRLQIPADQRATFQRRLLDRIRSLPGVDAAANTNIVPLGGSGWGNAVWVAGQESTHRQDSNFSGVSSDYFKTLRIPVIAGRDFTGREMAQSPRDAIVNVAFAKKLGLGANPIGARFWREATPSRPAELNEIVGLVKDTKYRGIRRPAEPIAYLALAQNPDAENTMQVLIRSRLPMDAQKQAIRLALHDISSGISFDFNGLQDQIQQSLLPERLLATLSGFFGALAVILAMTGLYGVMSYTVTERTTEIGIRMALGAQRTNITAMILGKAITLLTVGLMLGAGLSLAAASAAGALLFGLKPHDPATLAGAALLLAAVTLVASLVPSMRAANVNPIDSLRTD from the coding sequence ATGGCACTCTTCCGAAGAATTCTGTCGTTGGGGAAACGCGCAGGCATGGATCGCGAGATCGATGCGGAGCTGCGCGAACACATCGCCATGTGCATCGACGACAACATGGCGCAGGGCATGAACCGCGCAGCCGCCGAGCGCGATGCCCGCAGCCGCTTCGGCAATCCCACCGTCATGCGCGAACGCGTCCTGGCCGAAGATATGGCGCTTGGACTCGAGAGCCTCTGGCACGATGTGCGGGGTGCCCTGCGCGTCTTCGTCAAGAACCCAGGCTTTGCATTCGTTGTGGTCGCCACGCTTGCGCTCGGCATTGGCGCCAACACGGCACTCTTCGAGCTTCTCGATGCGGTGTTGCTGCAGTCGCTGCCGGTGAAGAATCCGCAGGAGCTGGCGCAGGTGCGCGTCGTCGATAGGAGTAAGGCGCGTGGGGACTTTTCCAGCGGCTATCCAATCGTCACCAATCCAATCTGGGAAAACCTGCGCGAGAATCACCCGGGGTTCTCCGGAATCGCTGCGTGGAGGGACGTCGATTTCTCGCGGGATTCGGGAGGCGATGCCCGCTTCGCGAACGGCCTCTATGTAAGCGGCGACTTCTTTAGCGTGCTGGGAATCCAGCCTATCGCCGGGCGCCTCTTCACGGCTGAGGATGACCGGCCCGGCTGTGGGCTACCCGGCGCAGTCATAAGTTATGGCTTCTGGCAGCAGGAGTTCGGCGGACGCCCGGCGCTGGGCCAAAAGCTGAGACTCAACAACAAGTCCGTGGAGGTCATCGGCATTACTCCGGCGAACTTCTTCGGGGTGGCCGTTGGCAGCGACTTTGATGTAGCCGTGCCCATATGCGCGCAACCGTACCTTGAAACGACTAACCGGCTGCAATCAAGCACCAAGTGGTGGCTCTCCGTCATTGGCAGGCTTGATCCCAAATCCTCCGTTGATCAGGTGGCGGCGCATCTTAAAACCATGTCGCCCGGCATCTTCGCGTCGACCATCCGGGCGGACTATCCTCCCGAGAGCGTGAAGGACTATCTCGCAATGAAGCTTACCGCCGAACCTTCGGCGGCAGGCGTGTCCATGCTGCGCGAGACGTATTCCGATTCGCTGCGGTTTCTGCTCGGAATCGCAGGCCTGGTACTGCTCATCACTTGTGCCAACCTCGCCAGCCTCATGCTTGCCCGCACGGCCGCGCGCGAGAGAGACATGGCTGTGCGGCTCGCGATCGGCGCCGGACGTTGGCGGCTGATCCGGCTGGTGCTGGGAGAAAGCCTGCTGCTGGCGTTTGCAGGCGCCCTTGCCGGAATGGCTCTGGCTCAGGTCTTGAGTCGCGCGCTGGTGGCGTATCTGAATATCTCTCTCGACTTCAAGCTGGACTGGCGCATCTTTGCCTTCCTGTTGGGAATCTCCCTGCTTACTTGCCTGCTCTTCGGTTTGGCCGCGGCGCTCCGGGCCTCCCGTACTCCTCCGGTCACGGCCATGAAGGCGGGCGGCCACGCCATGACGGCAAGCCGGGGACGGCTGGGATTTCGCGGCGTTCTGGTCGTTTCGCAGGTCGCCCTCTCTCTCGTGCTGCTCTTCAGCGCGCTGCTGTTCACGCGGAGCCTGCGCAATCTTATGGTCGATGACCCCGGATTCCAGGCCAATGGCGTACTGATCGCCAGGCTGAACTTCACGCGTCTGCAGATCCCCGCCGATCAGCGCGCTACATTCCAGCGCCGGCTGCTCGATCGCATACGCTCCCTTCCTGGTGTGGATGCGGCAGCCAACACCAACATCGTGCCCTTGGGCGGCAGTGGGTGGGGCAACGCAGTGTGGGTCGCCGGTCAGGAATCAACCCATCGGCAGGATTCCAATTTCAGCGGCGTCAGCTCCGACTATTTCAAAACGCTGCGTATTCCGGTCATCGCGGGGCGCGACTTCACCGGCCGTGAGATGGCCCAGTCCCCGCGCGACGCCATTGTGAACGTGGCATTCGCCAAAAAGCTCGGGCTCGGCGCGAATCCGATCGGGGCGCGCTTCTGGCGTGAGGCAACTCCGTCGCGCCCCGCGGAGCTCAACGAGATTGTCGGGCTGGTAAAGGATACGAAATACCGTGGCATCCGGCGCCCTGCCGAACCCATCGCCTATCTCGCGCTCGCGCAGAACCCGGACGCTGAGAACACCATGCAGGTACTGATCCGATCCAGACTGCCGATGGACGCACAGAAGCAGGCTATTCGCCTCGCCTTGCACGACATAAGCTCAGGAATCAGCTTCGACTTCAACGGGCTTCAGGACCAGATCCAGCAATCGCTATTGCCCGAGCGGCTTCTGGCCACACTCTCCGGATTCTTCGGCGCTCTCGCGGTGATTCTTGCCATGACCGGTCTCTATGGCGTGATGTCCTACACGGTGACCGAACGGACGACCGAGATCGGCATTCGCATGGCTCTTGGTGCGCAACGCACCAACATCACCGCCATGATTCTCGGCAAAGCCATAACCCTGCTGACGGTTGGATTGATGTTAGGAGCAGGCTTGTCCCTCGCTGCGGCTAGCGCCGCCGGCGCACTCCTCTTTGGATTGAAGCCGCACGATCCGGCTACTCTCGCCGGCGCCGCCCTGCTCCTCGCAGCGGTCACCCTGGTGGCCAGTCTCGTTCCGTCCATGCGCGCCGCGAATGTGAATCCGATTGACTCTCTCCGTACCGATTAG
- a CDS encoding AraC family transcriptional regulator — protein sequence MDPITDIFRTMHVTAFGLHRLEATAPWGVKQENQAEEKVTPSGKKTFPTDLAHFAMLLRGNCWLSVEGIPEPIPLTGGDCFLLAKGTSIILRDSPQTRPKWSFSEIGATANGNVAFYGGGGAPTTIVCGSLSFNHASLRPITQLLPSFILIKADQAHTLALHTTMQALASEMAEQAPGSEAVAARLGEVLFIQALRAHIASGPERNKGWLRAIFDPQIGTALSAAHDSVNTPWTVESLATTAGMSRSAFAARFKELLGQTPLEYVTEWRMQKAMQLLEQRDKKLIDVARSVGYESDAAFSKAFKRVVGANPGEYLKRGFESYDPSR from the coding sequence TTGGACCCGATCACTGACATCTTCAGAACGATGCACGTAACCGCCTTCGGTCTGCACAGGCTCGAAGCTACAGCCCCGTGGGGTGTGAAACAGGAAAATCAGGCCGAAGAAAAAGTCACCCCTTCCGGCAAAAAGACTTTCCCAACGGATCTGGCGCACTTCGCGATGCTTTTGCGCGGCAACTGCTGGCTCAGTGTCGAAGGTATTCCGGAGCCGATACCCCTCACCGGTGGCGATTGCTTTTTGTTGGCTAAGGGGACTTCGATTATTTTGCGTGACAGCCCGCAGACACGTCCGAAGTGGAGTTTCAGCGAGATCGGGGCCACGGCCAATGGCAATGTCGCTTTTTATGGCGGTGGCGGCGCACCGACGACGATCGTCTGTGGTTCCTTGAGTTTTAATCACGCCAGTTTGAGGCCGATCACTCAGTTATTGCCGAGCTTCATTCTGATTAAGGCCGATCAGGCCCACACGCTTGCTCTTCATACCACCATGCAGGCGCTGGCCTCAGAAATGGCGGAACAGGCGCCGGGGTCCGAAGCCGTTGCGGCTCGGCTAGGCGAAGTTCTGTTTATCCAGGCACTCCGGGCGCATATCGCGTCGGGACCGGAACGCAACAAAGGATGGCTTCGTGCGATCTTCGATCCTCAAATAGGCACTGCCCTGAGCGCCGCTCACGACAGTGTGAACACCCCCTGGACGGTCGAATCCCTGGCCACAACAGCGGGTATGTCTCGCTCCGCATTCGCAGCGCGCTTTAAAGAGCTTCTTGGGCAAACACCGCTGGAGTATGTCACTGAATGGCGGATGCAGAAGGCGATGCAGTTACTCGAACAGCGCGACAAGAAGCTCATCGATGTTGCCCGGTCGGTCGGTTACGAGTCCGACGCCGCGTTCAGTAAGGCGTTCAAGCGAGTTGTCGGGGCCAACCCTGGCGAATATCTCAAACGCGGTTTTGAAAGTTACGATCCATCCCGATAA
- a CDS encoding SDR family NAD(P)-dependent oxidoreductase, with protein sequence MGKLEGKVAVITGGSSGLALASARRFVEEGAYVFITGRRQEQLDEAVKLIGRNVTGVRGDAANLDDLDRLFDTVKREKGRIDVLFASAGRGEALPLGEITEEHFDATFGLNARGTLFTVQKALPLFNDGGSIIMTGSVASVKGFPGFGVYAASKAALRSFARTWLNELKGRNIRVNVLGPGPIATPMQEEVLTKEAKEMFESLIPRGKMGQPEEIATVAVFLASDDSSFVNGVELNVDGGFSAI encoded by the coding sequence ATGGGAAAGCTTGAAGGTAAGGTTGCAGTCATCACGGGTGGATCGAGCGGCCTGGCGCTGGCCAGTGCCAGGCGGTTTGTTGAAGAGGGTGCCTACGTTTTCATCACGGGTAGGAGGCAGGAGCAGCTCGACGAGGCCGTCAAGCTGATTGGCCGGAACGTGACCGGCGTGCGCGGTGACGCGGCCAATCTCGATGACCTCGACCGTCTGTTCGACACGGTCAAGCGAGAAAAGGGCAGGATCGACGTCCTGTTTGCGAGCGCCGGCAGGGGCGAGGCCCTGCCACTGGGCGAGATTACCGAGGAGCACTTCGATGCGACCTTCGGCCTGAATGCGCGCGGAACGCTGTTTACGGTTCAGAAGGCGTTGCCGCTGTTCAACGATGGCGGATCGATCATTATGACCGGCTCGGTCGCTTCGGTGAAGGGTTTTCCCGGTTTCGGCGTGTATGCGGCGAGCAAGGCGGCGCTGCGCTCCTTCGCACGCACGTGGCTCAACGAACTGAAGGGCAGGAATATCCGGGTGAACGTGCTGGGTCCGGGGCCGATCGCTACACCAATGCAGGAAGAAGTTCTGACCAAGGAGGCGAAGGAGATGTTCGAATCCTTAATTCCGCGGGGAAAGATGGGGCAACCTGAAGAAATCGCAACGGTCGCGGTGTTTCTTGCTTCAGACGATTCGAGCTTCGTGAATGGAGTGGAGTTGAACGTCGACGGCGGCTTCTCAGCCATCTGA
- a CDS encoding alpha/beta hydrolase, with the protein MKIGKVIREVLSAGLLLTAGFHNVGYAQQNPESSQDKASRGVRNIVLVHGAWADGSSWSGVIPLLEKDGYHVIAVQLPLTSLADDDAVTERAIARITTAYPGPVLLVGHSYGGVVIGDTPGNDANVVGLVYVAAFAPDTGESALSLLGTLKTPSPLTPFLNFDPAFQFVTISAQGVAEAFAQDLPKPEQALLTVTQGPASVAVLSATPTVTPAWRTKPSWFIVAAQDKAITAGLEEQMAQKINATTITLPTCHLAMLQEPRRVAQFIEQAATSVEGR; encoded by the coding sequence ATGAAAATAGGAAAAGTAATCCGGGAAGTGTTGAGTGCCGGACTTCTGCTGACGGCAGGATTCCATAACGTTGGCTATGCCCAACAAAACCCAGAATCATCGCAAGATAAGGCCAGCCGCGGCGTCAGAAACATCGTGCTGGTTCACGGAGCATGGGCCGACGGATCAAGCTGGTCCGGCGTGATTCCGCTGCTGGAGAAGGACGGATACCATGTCATCGCAGTGCAACTGCCTCTTACGTCCCTTGCAGATGATGACGCTGTAACGGAGCGTGCGATCGCCCGCATTACCACGGCATACCCGGGTCCAGTGCTGCTCGTCGGACACTCGTATGGAGGTGTTGTCATCGGAGACACGCCCGGGAATGATGCAAATGTCGTGGGCCTGGTTTATGTTGCCGCATTTGCCCCCGACACCGGCGAGTCCGCGCTGTCCCTGCTCGGAACGCTGAAGACCCCATCTCCGCTCACACCGTTTCTTAACTTCGATCCAGCCTTTCAATTCGTCACCATCTCCGCGCAAGGCGTGGCCGAAGCCTTTGCTCAAGACTTACCGAAACCTGAGCAGGCGCTGCTGACAGTAACCCAGGGGCCCGCGTCTGTTGCTGTGCTCTCGGCAACACCGACTGTCACACCTGCCTGGCGGACGAAACCTTCATGGTTCATCGTCGCCGCTCAAGACAAGGCGATTACCGCAGGTCTGGAGGAGCAGATGGCGCAGAAAATCAACGCCACCACCATCACTTTGCCGACCTGCCATCTCGCAATGCTTCAAGAGCCGCGGAGAGTCGCACAGTTTATCGAGCAGGCGGCGACATCCGTCGAAGGGCGGTAA
- a CDS encoding alpha/beta fold hydrolase, with amino-acid sequence MHAFKLVRNVVSTCVALLAIISPAARATAQTPSPHGTKTVLLIHGAWADGSSWSKVIPLLEAKGLHVVSVQIPLTSFADDVAATQRAIALEDGPVLLVGHSYGGAVITEAGNDAKVAGLVYVSAVAPDQGESTFGLITSVATPIGAELRPDKSGFLKLTPKGVAEDFAQDLPAKEIEVLTATQVPVSVAAMKGEVTTPAWKSKPSWYIIAANDRAISPDLEASQAKKIGATTTIVTSSHVIMLAQPSKVAAVILDAASKAGRN; translated from the coding sequence ATGCATGCATTCAAGCTTGTTCGAAACGTAGTGTCGACGTGTGTCGCGCTACTCGCAATTATCAGCCCTGCCGCCAGGGCGACGGCACAAACACCATCCCCTCACGGAACAAAAACGGTCCTTCTGATTCATGGGGCATGGGCCGACGGTTCGAGTTGGTCGAAGGTGATTCCATTGCTGGAGGCGAAGGGGCTTCATGTCGTCTCGGTTCAGATTCCGCTGACGTCCTTCGCCGACGATGTTGCAGCAACGCAACGGGCCATTGCTCTTGAGGACGGGCCGGTATTGCTGGTCGGGCACTCGTACGGCGGAGCTGTCATCACCGAAGCTGGCAATGATGCCAAAGTGGCCGGACTGGTCTATGTGTCGGCCGTAGCTCCGGATCAGGGAGAATCGACCTTCGGCCTCATTACTAGCGTTGCAACACCGATCGGGGCAGAGTTGCGTCCTGACAAAAGTGGTTTCCTCAAACTGACTCCGAAGGGAGTTGCGGAGGATTTCGCCCAGGACTTACCCGCCAAGGAAATTGAGGTTCTGACCGCGACGCAGGTGCCGGTTAGCGTTGCCGCAATGAAGGGAGAGGTTACGACTCCAGCCTGGAAGTCGAAACCGTCCTGGTACATCATCGCCGCAAATGACCGGGCTATATCACCCGATCTCGAAGCGTCTCAGGCGAAGAAAATCGGAGCGACAACTACCATTGTCACCTCCAGCCACGTAATCATGCTGGCGCAACCGTCGAAGGTCGCCGCTGTGATCCTCGACGCCGCGTCAAAGGCCGGCAGGAACTAG
- a CDS encoding helix-turn-helix domain-containing protein has protein sequence MNTATEVPTVWSQLADTLYLRDSPTADFRLSGRAPFSFGRIRSTVGLPEMTQPVVGERGHIVVLQLKPIPFIEQFYGRKKVSSGPYPVGGVSAIDLTEEPAVLLPNPFDALVLYVTQAALDEVAYAHRAPRVPQLVWPQGGFDSVVHHLGQPLVSALERPLHASKIFLDHVLQALNSHFVCSYGGVRMSAPQFRGGLSSLQMRRATELLEAHLDGDIALQQVAEACELSVSHFSRAFKQTFRTPPYRWLIERRVDRARDLMTNSRLPLADIAIRCGFADQSALNRSFKRIHGVTPGIWRRGRHVAA, from the coding sequence ATGAATACAGCCACCGAAGTTCCCACCGTTTGGAGTCAACTCGCCGACACGCTGTATCTCAGGGACTCACCTACGGCAGACTTTCGTCTGTCCGGACGCGCTCCGTTCTCGTTTGGCAGGATTCGGAGTACCGTCGGCCTTCCAGAAATGACGCAGCCGGTTGTCGGCGAACGTGGGCACATTGTTGTGTTACAACTCAAACCAATCCCTTTCATCGAGCAATTCTATGGCAGGAAAAAGGTATCGAGTGGTCCTTACCCAGTCGGTGGAGTCAGCGCAATCGACTTGACGGAGGAGCCAGCCGTGCTGCTTCCGAATCCCTTCGATGCACTGGTTCTATACGTCACTCAGGCTGCTCTGGATGAAGTTGCCTATGCTCATCGCGCGCCGCGAGTGCCGCAATTGGTGTGGCCGCAGGGAGGGTTTGATTCTGTCGTCCACCACCTCGGGCAGCCCCTCGTGTCGGCGCTGGAGCGCCCCCTTCACGCTTCGAAGATCTTTCTGGACCATGTCTTGCAGGCTTTGAACTCTCATTTTGTCTGCTCGTATGGCGGCGTAAGAATGTCGGCTCCCCAGTTTCGGGGCGGGCTCTCGTCTCTGCAGATGCGAAGAGCAACAGAGTTATTGGAAGCTCATCTGGATGGCGATATCGCCCTCCAGCAGGTCGCGGAAGCATGTGAATTATCCGTAAGCCACTTCTCCCGGGCCTTCAAACAAACATTTCGCACGCCTCCTTATCGGTGGTTGATTGAGCGCCGCGTGGATAGGGCCAGAGACCTGATGACGAATTCGCGCCTACCCCTTGCCGACATCGCCATTCGGTGCGGATTCGCGGATCAATCTGCGCTCAACCGTTCCTTCAAACGAATTCACGGGGTAACTCCGGGCATATGGCGGCGGGGACGACACGTGGCCGCATAG
- a CDS encoding TetR/AcrR family transcriptional regulator, protein MRDVMAGASLTPGGFYRHFRSKDRLIAEASSAALDRAFVMLEGETAGKSQAQAVERIVSVYLGQSQVAGKPYLCPLAMIGAELRHSDPQVRAIAINGYQRIVQLIASRLENRTKRAALVTAGGIVSTLVGAVTLAEIAPEPAIASAILSKAKALITELVGRP, encoded by the coding sequence ATGCGCGATGTGATGGCCGGTGCAAGTCTCACTCCGGGTGGGTTTTACCGGCATTTCCGATCGAAGGACCGGCTGATCGCTGAAGCAAGCAGTGCCGCATTGGACCGAGCGTTCGTCATGCTAGAGGGCGAAACCGCGGGCAAATCGCAAGCCCAGGCTGTCGAGAGAATTGTTTCTGTCTACCTGGGGCAGTCGCAAGTCGCCGGTAAACCCTACCTTTGCCCTCTCGCTATGATTGGCGCCGAACTCCGCCACTCGGACCCGCAAGTGCGGGCAATTGCCATCAACGGCTACCAGCGCATCGTTCAGCTCATTGCAAGTCGTCTCGAAAACCGGACAAAGCGTGCAGCTTTGGTGACTGCAGGCGGCATTGTCAGCACGCTCGTGGGCGCTGTTACGCTTGCTGAAATCGCACCGGAGCCGGCCATCGCCAGCGCCATCCTTAGCAAGGCTAAGGCACTTATCACAGAGCTTGTTGGTCGGCCGTAA